A single Botrytis cinerea B05.10 chromosome 1, complete sequence DNA region contains:
- the Bcsui2 gene encoding Bcsui2, whose translation MSLTNCRFYEEKYPEIDSFVMVNVKQIAEMGAYVKLLEYDNIDGMILLSELSRRRIRSIQKLIRVGRNEVVVVLRVDKEKGYIDLSKRRVSPEDIVRCEERYNKGKMVHSIMRHVAEKTKHPIEELYEKIVWPLNKKYGHAVDAFKLSITNAETWNDVEFPNDVVAEELKSYIGKRLTPQPTKVRADVEVTCFGYEGIDAVKTALRTAEARNTADNQVKVKLVSPPLYVLTSTCLEKSVGISTLEAAIVDIRKNIEAAGGGLIVKMEPKAVTENDDAELQALMEKRERENAEVSGDESMSESDENQVEVM comes from the exons ATGTCTCTCACAAACTGCCGTTTCTATGAAGAAAAATACCCCGAGATCGATAGCTTCGTCATGGTGAATGTCAAGCAG ATCGCAGAGATGGGTGCTTATGTTAAGCTCCTCGAATACGATAACATCGATGGCATGATTCTCCTGTCCGAATTATCTAGACGTCGTATCAGAAGTATCCAAAAACTTATTCGTGTTGGCCGTAATGAGGTTGTCGTTGTTCTCAGAGTCGACAAGGAGAAGG GTTATATTGATCTTTCCAAACGAAGAGTGTCACCTGAAGATATTGTAAGATGCGAGGAACGATACAATAAGGGTAAAATGGTCCATTCGATTATGCGCCATGTTGCGGAAAAGACCAAGCATCCTATCGAAGAGTTGTACGAGAAAATTGTTTGGCCATTGAACAAGAAATACGGACATGCTGTTGATGCTTTCAAGCTTTCAATAAC AAACGCCGAAACTTGGAACGATGTCGAATTCCCTAACGATGTTGTCGCCGAGgaattaaaatcatatattggAAAACGTCTTACACCGCAACCAACAAAAGTCCGTGCCGATGTCGAAGTTACTTGCTTTGGATATGAGGGAATTGATGCCGTTAAGACCGCTTTAAGAACTGCTGAAGCCAGAAACACCGCCGATAACCAAGTTAAAGTCAAGCTCGTGTCCCCACCACTCTACGTTCTTACAAGCACATGTCTGGAAAAATCTGTCGGTATCTCGACTCTGGAAGCCGCAATCGTGGACATCAGAAAGAACATCGAAGCCGCAGGAGGTGGATTGATCGTCAAGATGGAACCTAAGGCAGTTACCGAGAACGATGATGCTGAATTGCAAGCACtcatggagaagagagaacgTGAAAACGCCGAAGTTAGTGGAGATGAGAGCATGAGCGAGAGTGACGAGAACCAGGTCGAGGTTATGTAA
- the Bcaqp7 gene encoding Bcaqp7 has translation MNINEPRDGGGFVLPFFNDSKKSRKSHAGRDSLKSNRVPFTKWVPDTVSYTTKPLKNAHRWLHLHNKTRNHFVATVAEFAGTTLFLFFAFSGTQVALLATPANDSNVVGTPSNPAQLLYVSLCFGFSLAVNAWVFFRISGGLFNPAVTMGMCIVGALPYFRGLLLIFAQIIGGIAAAAIVSALFPGPITFRTSLGGGTSIVQGLFIEMFLTAELVFTIFMLAAEKHKGTFIAPIGIGLSLFIAELTGVYFTGGSVNPARSFGPSVVSGQFTGYHWIYWVGPILGAILASAFYKFIKMLEYETANPGQDAGRVGEVIDPEAQAIKNRVSFASEGLVGRELDESGASHVHENGNHFGAPKEYGTKRRPFSDSPAPPNANDQFAGLSEGGLHTDEFANENIGGGHSGEGAMHRNKRDSEGTLVGNGKKGVLKVGAGGTGGAAVGSTNENLRDNTHNN, from the exons ATGAATATCAACGAGCCTCGAGATGGCGGTGGTTTCGTACTACCATTTTTCAACGACAGCAAAAAATCGCGAAAGTCTCATGCCGGCAGAGATTCATTAAAGTCAAATCGAGTTCCTTTCACTAAGTGGGTACCAGATACAGTCAGTTACACAACAAAGCCACTTAAAAACGCTCATAGATGGCTTCACTTACATAACAAGACCCGAAATCATTTCGTGGCAACAGTGGCAGAATTCGCGGGAACgaccctctttctcttctttgcgTTTTCAGGTACCCAAGTAGCTCTATTAGCAACGCCGGCCAATGATTCGAATGTCGTCGGAACACCAAGCAATCCAGCTCAACTACTTTATGTATCTTTATGTTTTGGTTTCTCTCTGGCAGTTAATGCATGGGTTTTCTTCCGTATAAGCGGTGGTCTTTTTAACCCTGCG GTCACAATGGGAATGTGTATCGTCGGTGCTCTCCCATATTTCCGAGGtcttcttttaatttttgcTCAAATAATTGGTGGCATAGCAGCTGCTGCTATTGTTTCCGCTCTTTTCCCTGGCCCCATAACATTCAGAACTAGTTTAGGAGGCGGCACATCGATTGTCCAAGGTCTCTTTATCGAGATGTTTCTTACTGCTGAATTAGTTTTTACGATATTCATGCTCGCAGCTGAGAAACATAAAGGGACCTTTATTGCCCCGATTGGTATAGGTCTGTCTCTATTTATTGCCGAACTTACCG GCGTCTACTTTACTGGCGGATCCGTCAATCCAGCCCGTTCCTTCGGCCCTTCAGTCGTCAGCGGTCAATTCACCGGTTACCACTGGATCTACTGGGTCGGACCTATTCTCGGCGCCATCCTCGCATCTGCGTTCTACAAATTCATTAAGATGCTTGAATACGAGACTGCAAATCCAGGTCAAGACGCAGGACGCGTTGGCGAAGTGATTGATCCGGAAGCTCAGGCTATTAAGAACCGAGTCAGTTTCGCGAGCGAGGGGTTGGTGGGTAGAGAACTTGATGAAAGTGGTGCATCTCATGTTCATGAAAATGGGAATCATTTTGGGGCGCCAAAAGAATATGGGACAAAGAGGAGACCGTTTAGTGATAGTCCCGCTCCACCTAATGCGAATGATCAGTTTGCGGGGTTGAGTGAAGGGGGCCTGCATACGGATGAATTTGCTAATGAGAATATTGGTGGTGGGCATAGTGGGGAGGGAGCAATGCACAGGAATAAAAGAGATAGTGAAGGAACCCTTGTGGGAAACGGGAAGAAAGGCGTTCTGAAGGTCGGTGCAGGTGGTACGGGTGGTGCGGCTGTGGGAAGCACgaatgagaatttgagagataACACGCATAATAATTGA